From the Betaproteobacteria bacterium genome, the window GTCTGTCCGATCCCCTCCGTCGCCTCGGTCTCGGCCGCGGAAGCGCCCAGGCGTCGCGCGTGTGCGAGCACGTCCGCCGCGATCTCGCGCAGCGCGTCGGGGCTGAAGGAGAAGCCGCTGGCTTTCGGATGATCGAGTGCGCTGAGAGCGGTCACGGGCGGGCGTCGCAGAGAATTTTGATCCGCTATCATACCAGCCGCGTTTCGAGGGACCGAGGCAGTGGCAGACGACGCAATCAGCAAGACACGGCGCAAGCGTGCCATGCACGACCTGCAGGATCTGGGAGAAGCGCTGGTCGACTTGAGCACTGAGCGGCTGGCTGCACTGGCTTTGCCGGAGCCGCTCGGCGAGGCGGTGCGCGAAGCTAGGCGGCTGAAAAGCTTCGGCGCACGCCGGCGACAGGCGCAGTACATCGGTCGTCTCATGCGCGAGGTCGACCCGGCGCCGATCCGCGCCCGGATCGACGCCTGGGAAGGCAACTCGCGGGCGCACGCGGCGTGGCTGCACGATCTGGAGCGCTGGCGTGAACGGCTCCTCACCGATGGACAGACGCTGACCGAGCTGGCTCAGAAGTTTCCCGGTGCGGATCTCCAGCATCTGCACACCCTGGTGCGCAACGCCCGCGACGACGCGGCCAGCGGCAAACCACCCAAGCACTATCGCGCGCTCTTTCGCGCGCTGAAGGAACTCATGCCGGAACCTGCTGCCGACGTGGAAGCACAAGGCTGACGGCGGTTCCCGGTTTCTTGGCTATACTCCACCGGACCCTCGGACACCATCCGCCATGCCTGCCGCCACCGACGACACGCTCACGCTCGGGCTCGTCTCCATCAGCGATCGCGCCTCCCTCGGCATCTACGAGGATGCGGGACTGCCCGCACTCGAAGACTGGTTCCTGAGAGCGCTGACGACACCGTTTCGCGTCGAGAAGCGGCTTCTGCCGGACGAGCAGGCGGCCATCG encodes:
- the pmbA gene encoding metalloprotease PmbA (protease involved in proteolytic processing of the antibiotic Microcin B17 and in sensitivity to the DNA gyrase inhibitor LetD), translating into MTALSALDHPKASGFSFSPDALREIAADVLAHARRLGASAAETEATEGIGQT
- a CDS encoding DUF615 domain-containing protein; protein product: MHDLQDLGEALVDLSTERLAALALPEPLGEAVREARRLKSFGARRRQAQYIGRLMREVDPAPIRARIDAWEGNSRAHAAWLHDLERWRERLLTDGQTLTELAQKFPGADLQHLHTLVRNARDDAASGKPPKHYRALFRALKELMPEPAADVEAQG